The Procambarus clarkii isolate CNS0578487 chromosome 37, FALCON_Pclarkii_2.0, whole genome shotgun sequence genome window below encodes:
- the LOC138372118 gene encoding N-acetylated-alpha-linked acidic dipeptidase 2-like has protein sequence MTANPQEVDIIALEICHEDDKLMIIEERGALGVVMYSDPADYAPAGPDFVYPHSSYMPPSASPFGTVKLGDGDPLTPFYPAIESAFRIPEEEASLPKIPAQSISYDDAWQILSRMGGAVAPASWQGNLNITYHTGPGLAHPGWKVNVDVNNNNTQTTTYNVVGVITGHEEPDRYVILGNHLDAWLFGGLDPNSGTAAMLELSRVFVHLRNETGWRPRRSLVFCGWGAEEYMAVGSTEWTQQFAKQLSDRAVAYLNVDMALEGNYTVRTMSSPLLTDAVFESAKKVMFYSLLLILVICTYLVCAYYYHTRTLLFSIYAYNQHA, from the exons atgactgccaatccacaagaagttgacataatagcactagagatctgccatgaagaTGATAAGCTAATGATCATAG AGGAGCGTGGAGCCCTTGGAGTTGTAATGTACAGTGATCCAGCAGACTATGCTCCTGCAGGCCCTGACTTCGTCTACCCACACTCCTCCTACATGCCCCCATCTGCTTCCCCATTTGGGACTGTTAAACTGGGGGATGGCGACCCTCTTACTCCATTTTATCCTGCCATAG AGAGTGCGTTCCGTATTCCAGAGGAAGAAGCATCCTTACCAAAGATTCCAGCACAAAGCATTAGCTACGACGATGCTTGGCAGATACTAAG CCGTATGGGAGGTGCTGTTGCTCCAGCGAGCTGGCAGGGTAATCTGAACATTACTTACCACACTGGACCTGGCCTCGCACACCCAGGCTGGAAAGTCAACGTGGatgtgaacaacaacaacactcaaaCTACCACTTACAATGTTGTGGGAGTCATCACAGGTCACGAAGAACCCG ACAGATACGTTATTCTCGGCAACCACCTGGATGCTTGGCTCTTCGGTGGTCTGGACCCCAACTCCGGCACGGCCGCCATGCTCGAACTGTCACGGGTCTTCGTCCATCTACGTAACGAAACGG GTTGGCGACCCAGGCGGTCCCTGGTGTTCTGCGGATGGGGCGCCGAGGAGTACATGGCGGTGGGCTCAACGGAGTGGACACAACAGTTCGCTAAACAGCTGTCTGACAGAGCTGTGGCTTACCTCAATGTTGACATGGCACTGGAAG GTAACTACACAGTGCGCACGATGTCCTCACCTCTTCTCACTGACGCGGTGTTCGAGAGTGCAAAAAAGGTGATGTTTTATTCGCTTTTATTGATTCTCGTTATATGCACATATTTAGTATGTGCATATTATTATCATACACGTACACTATTGTTCTCAATATATGCATATAATCAGCATGCATGA